In one window of Mytilus trossulus isolate FHL-02 chromosome 7, PNRI_Mtr1.1.1.hap1, whole genome shotgun sequence DNA:
- the LOC134726297 gene encoding uncharacterized protein LOC134726297 has protein sequence MTDMDNSHARTTLTFIQKRKNMLDSITLDGTTLTIPEVLAVSIEPSMKVKIAEISMEELTANAVYLKKKLEKGLVLYGINTSFGGSSDVRSCKFEDVQMALIRLVNVGMGRMFPLEMIWAAMVTRANCLAKAYSGVRAEVVTTLTDLINNDIVPEVPLRGSVSASGDLMPLGYIVPEVPLRGSVSASGDLMPLGYIVPEVPLRGSVSASGDLMPLGYIAATMIGREDMKVFKEEKIMSCPQALAEAGISPIVFGPKEGLGVINSCSFTAGFSAPTLYDANLLLLLTQVCTGLSIEAVKGRTESFHPLIHNCLPHKGQKEIARNMLSILEGSKLAITTLDMHLPDKCGVLKEDRYSVRSSPQWLGPAVETLNEACRRITIELNSANNNPLIDHRTDTVLHNANFQGETMSIAMDQTRQALGICGKLQFALFEEVVNDKLNFGFPPNLSGCDINVDFGFKGCDIAMASYMSELDHFVNPMSNHILSAECHNQAINSMALVSARFTSEAVEIVQMMTANLLLLTAQAIDLRHLRNIVLKEIDLLAQEYPDITSTLKEIEWYDLLFLSKQKASKETNLLSGKEHTEARERLSNRMCILYKNACNGNIDAAKQMGKGRL, from the coding sequence ATGACAGATATGGATAATTCTCATGCAAGAACAACTTTAACATTCAtccaaaaaaggaaaaacatgTTAGACAGTATCACACTCGATGGAACTACTTTAACCATACCAGAAGTCCTTGCAGTCAGCATTGAGCCAAgcatgaaagtaaaaattgctgaGATATCCATGGAAGAGTTAACAGCAAATGCAGTGTATCTAAAAAAGAAGTTAGAAAAGGGACTTGTTTTGTATGGGATAAACACAAGCTTCGGTGGAAGTTCCGACGTGCGTTCGTGTAAATTTGAAGATGTGCAGATGGCGTTGATCCGTCTTGTTAATGTTGGAATGGGTCGAATGTTTCCTTTAGAAATGATTTGGGCTGCAATGGTAACGAGGGCAAATTGTCTTGCAAAAGCATATTCTGGAGTACGTGCTGAAGTGGTCACAACTCTGACTGATCTCATCAATAACGATATTGTGCCCGAAGTTCCACTGCGTGGATCTGTTAGTGCTAGCGGAGATCTGATGCCTCTAGGTTATATTGTGCCCGAAGTTCCACTGCGTGGATCTGTTAGTGCTAGCGGAGATCTGATGCCTCTAGGTTATATTGTGCCCGAAGTTCCACTGCGTGGATCTGTTAGTGCTAGCGGAGATCTGATGCCTCTAGGTTATATTGCAGCAACCATGATAGGAAGAGAAGATATGAAAGTGTTTAAAGAAGAGAAAATAATGTCTTGTCCGCAAGCTCTTGCAGAGGCTGGTATATCACCGATTGTATTTGGCCCAAAGGAAGGCTTAGGGGTAATAAATTCATGTTCATTCACTGCCGGGTTCTCGGCTCCAACACTTTATGACGCAAATTTGCTTCTTCTTCTTACCCAAGTATGTACCGGACTGTCAATTGAAGCAGTGAAAGGAAGAACAGAGAGCTTCCATCCTCTTATCCACAACTGTCTTCCTCATAAAGGTCAGAAAGAAATAGCAAGGAATATGTTGTCAATTCTAGAAGGTAGTAAGTTAGCTATCACGACATTAGACATGCACCTGCCAGACAAATGTGGAGTTCTTAAGGAAGATCGTTATAGTGTGCGGAGTTCACCACAATGGCTTGGACCAGCTGTTGAAACACTTAACGAAGCATGCAGAAGAATAACAATTGAACTTAACAGCGCAAATAATAATCCACTAATTGACCATCGCACAGATACAGTTTTACATAACGCTAATTTCCAGGGAGAAACTATGTCTATCGCAATGGACCAAACACGACAAGCGCTTGGAATTTGCGGGAAGCTACAATTTGCTCTATTCGAAGAGGTTGTAAATGATAAGCTGAATTTCGGATTCCCACCGAATCTAAGTGGATGTGACATCAATGTTGATTTCGGATTCAAAGGCTGTGATATAGCAATGGCCTCTTACATGTCTGAACTCGATCATTTTGTCAACCCTATGAGTAATCATATATTGAGTGCAGAATGCCACAACCAGGCAATCAATTCAATGGCTTTAGTCTCCGCGCGATTCACCTCAGAGGCAGTGGAAATTGTACAAATGATGACAGCAAACCTACTTCTTCTAACTGCACAGGCCATCGATCTACGTCACCTTCGAAATATCGTCCTAAAAGAAATTGACTTACTTGCGCAAGAATATCCCGACATTACGTCGACTTTAAAGGAGATAGAATGGTATGACTTGCTGTTTTTATCTAAACAAAAGGCTTCTAAGGAGACAAATTTACTATCAGGAAAAGAACACACAGAAGCTAGGGAACGTCTCTCAAATAGAATGTGTAtcctttacaaaaatgcatGTAATGGAAATATAGATGCCGCCAAACAGATGGGAAAAGGTagattataa